From the genome of Solibacillus sp. FSL H8-0538:
CCGCGCTCTTGAAAATCTACGTCAATATAACCTGGCAGCAAAGGCTTTACTTTCTTTTGAATTAAATCAAATTGTTTCTCTACTATGCCTTTCCAATCAGCACGGTATGAAGCTGCATTCTCAACATGTAAATTAAATGCTTTTACCAGTCGTTCAACATTGTATCCTTCAAATTCACCTTTATCTGCCAACAAAATTTCTGGTAGGTGGCAACTTGGCCACTCCTCTTCATTTATTTCAATGTCATATTGCGCACAATACTTCTTTTTATCAGCAACAACATTAGTCATTGCCATCATAGCACCTGCCCATGAAGGACCTTCTAAACCTACATACATACCAACTACCATTCGGCTAAATACATCCATCACTAAATACACAACTGGGCGTCCTATGATCCAATTACGATTAATTTCCGAAACTAGGTAAACATCTGCAATTGTTGCATCAATTTGAAAGCGAGAGCCTGGACCAAATACTTCTGATTGAGATGTATTTAACACCGCACGATGATCTTTATTGAATCGTTTTTCACCTTTTCTTGCGACCAGTACTTCTGGTGCATTATATTCTTTTTGATACCAATATTTAAATTGTGTAAACGTAGGGATAGTTTCTTCATCTTTCAAAAGCACTTTTTCAATACCATTTTCATAATAAATATTCTCTATAAAAAATTCTCTAAGCATAAACTTATATGCCGTTGTTAAACTATTTTGTTTTGAAGTTAAGTAGTATTTTTCAATAGCTAACCTGAAAATTCGTTTGGTATCTTCATCAACATTTATTCCCGTTATGCCATTTAAAGACGGTCTACCACGCTTAATTTTTCCAACCTTTTTCTCTTTTCCTTTTCCACCAGAGTTTTTATAATCCGGGAACAAGGCATCTAATGTTTTACCTCTCGACCAGTATTTATATAAATATTTACGTACCGTTGGATAAGTTACTTGATGCTTGTCTTGTGTTTCTTTTATAAGCTTTGTACGAAAAGATTTTTCATAAATTGCGGGTTCTTCCTTTACGATTGCTTCAATAATTGCCCAAGCAGCATCTCGTAATTCATAATGCTTCTTTTCATATTCACTCGATACAATTACATCATAAGAAGTATCAATAACTTTTTTCCACTCACAAATAACAATCAGTTCACTTATTTCAGAGACCAATTTCTTTTCCGGAAAAGCTTTAGCATTATCAAGCTCTAAAATGTACATAATGACAGAGCCTGAATCGATCCAAAGAATTCTATATGTTTTATCCTGCTGGTAGTCTTGTAAAATTTCATTAATATAAAAATTCATTAAGCCCACCTCTTTTTAACGTCAGATGAACTCGCTACTACTACATTTGAAACATCATCATTTAAGTTTATTTTTTCATGCATATTCACTTTCAGTAATTTCTTTGCTAAAGCGTGCTTATATAGGCTAATAGCTGTTCCTATCTCAAAATTATATTTCATGTCGAATGCTTGTAGGTTTGCAAGGATAGAACCCGTAAAGCTACTCCATTCCTCAATTAGCAAAGCTACAGTCTCAGGGTCATCAATAAAATAAGCATCACGTAAAAATTTTAAATTGCTAATGAAAGTTACAGGTAACTCTTTTTCAGTCACAATTGCCCAATCGATTCCTTGCCGCTCCCAATAGTACTTCTCTATTTCGAATTTTTCGATAATTCTTCCGTCATTAAGGTCTTTTTCAAATTTCATGGTACGCGCTTTGTAGACAATCGAGGAGCCTTCTCGCATAGTTAAAAAGCAATCTGTAGTCATTACAATCGGGGTGTTGGTTTTACTATCAATCGGATGTTTAATACCTAGGTCCTCAGCTATTTTTAATGTCAGCTCTCGCTCTAAAGGGTATTGTTCACGAATATCAATTACATTTTCTGCCCAGTCACAAAAGCAATGATAATTGAACTCTAAATCCGAAAATAAATGATGCTCACGCGTTGTTTTCCATCCCATGAAGCGATGCACCCGTCCACGTGATGGAACGTCTTGAATCGTTAGCCAAGGCTTGTAAAAGGCAAGTTCACCTTGCCCTCTACCTTCCTTGATATACCGAGAGATTTTTACTTCAGTCCAACCGGTTTGACGTTTTGGCAAATACAATCATCTCCTTTTAAATTGAGATTAATTAACACTCAAATATGGTTTGATTTTTATAAAGAAGTTTTGTAAGCTACAAAGATATTCGGGATGTTTAGCTCGAGTAAACCTAAGTATTGCAGAAGTTAATAAACTTCTAGTTGCTACAAAGTTATATTCATCTAAGTTTGAATTAAACGTAGCTTTAACCGGTTTAATCGTAATCGCTTCTCCTGATTTTCTAATACTATTTAGTGCCATGTACATGTGTGCTCCTGTTGATAAAAGGCCATATAAATTTGACACTAAAGTTTCAGGTTCATCTTCTTCCGCTAAATATATTGCTAACTGGTTAATACTTTTAGGTCCACCATCTAAAGAATACCATTTGGGAATAAACCTTCTACGGTCTTGATTTTGTAACTCATCAAATTTTATTAAAACTTCTTGTAACTCTTCTAATGCCAACTCTTGTTGATGGTAGCTCAACCCTCTACTAAGGAGCGCTCTTTCTTGTTCATTCAAACTCCCTTGTTCTACAGCATTAATCTGCTGCTTATGATATCCAATTTTATATGCTTTGGCTCTATCATCTGTTTTTGTTGAATCTTGAAGTATATACTCCAATGACAAAGCTGCTTCAAGAAGACCTCGATAATTTAGCTCTGCTGGACCAGCAAGACCATTTGCTGCTGATACTCTAACACCTTCACTTAGTTCAATAATCTTTCTATATAAAGCGGTGATTACCATTGTTGAGACATCATCTAAACTTTTTGTTGCTTTAAAAACTTCTAATTGTTTAGAAGCAAATTGAATTGACTCTTTCAAAAGATCATACGGTTTCATTAGTATTCCAACTCCCTTTTCATAATAAAAACACCCGTTTGCTTATTTTGATTATAAGCGAACGGGTGTAAATAGTTCAAATATTTAAATAACTATTTTATATTTTAAACGACTTTATTATTTTTTAAACAACTTTATTATCCAAACACAAATTCCAATTGATTCAAAACTACTTTTATTCCACAGTTACAGACTTAGCCAAATTACGTGGTTTATCCACATCACAACGACGGTGAAGCGCTGCATAGTAGCTAATTAATTGTAGCGGTACTACAGATACTAATGGTGTTAATAATGGATGTACGTTCGGGATGACTAAGCGGTCGCCTTCTTCCTCCATGCCTTCCATTGCAATGATACATGCATTTGCGCCACGTGCAACTACTTCTTTTACGTTGCCGCGGATGTTTAGGGCTACGGCTTCTTGTGTTACTAGTGCGAATACTGGTGTGCCGTCTTCGATTAGAGCGATTGTGCCGTGTTTTAGTTCGCCACCAGCAAAACCTTCTGCTTGGATGTACGAAATTTCTTTTAGTTTTAGTGCGCCTTCAAGTGCTACGCAGAAATCCACGTTTCGGCCGATGAAGAAAGCGTTGCGTGCGATTTTTAGGTAGTCTTCAGCGATTTGCTCCATGACGTCTTTTGAATCGATTACTGTTTGGATCGCGTTTGCTGCGATTGCTAATTCTGTTTTAAGATCGAAGTCGATTGCTTTACCCGCTGCTTTACCTGTTACGTAAGCCGCTACTGCAAGCACTGCGATTTGTGCAACGTAAGCTTTAGTTGATGCTACTGCGATTTCTGGACCAGCGTGTAATAGTAATGTGTAGTCTGACTCACGAGAAAGCGTTGAGCCTTGTACGTTTGTTACTGTTAGCGCTTTATGACCCATTTCTTTAATTTTCACAAGTACTTGGCGGCTATCTGCAGTTTCACCTGATTGTGAAATGAAGATGAATAATGGCTTCTTAGAAAGAAGTGGCATGTTGTAGCCGAACTCACTTGAGATGTGTACCTCTACCGGAATGCCTGCCATTTTTTCGAAGTATTGTTTGCCGATTAAGCCTGCATGGTAACTTGTTCCTGCTGCGATAATATATAGACGGTCTGCTTCTGTTAATGCTTGCTCGATGTCAGCATCAATTGTTAGCTCGCCTGCTTCATTTTCATAAGCTTGAATGATTTTACGTACAACAGTTGGCTGCTCATCCATTTCTTTCAACATATAGTGAGGATATGTGCCCTTTTCGATATCGCTCATGTCTAGTTCTGCTGTATAGGGTGCGCGCTCAATAACACGGCCATCTAATGTAGTAATTTGTACACGGTCTTTGCGCACGATGACAACTTCTTTATCGTGTAATTCAATAAATTGATCCGTTACTTGTAGCATAGCCATTGCATCAGAAGCAACAACGTTAAATGTTTCACCTACACCAACTAATAATGGAGATTTATTTTTCGCCACGTAAATTGTTTCACTGTCTTCATTGTCTAGTAATGCTAGTGCATATGATCCGTGCAGTAATGATAATGTTTTACGGAATGCTTCCACAGTTGATAGACCTTCTCTAGAGAATAAGTCTACTAATTGTACGATAACTTCTGTATCTGTATCCGACTGCATCGGGATGCCTTTAAGATACGCTTTTTGTAATAAATGATAGTTTTCGATAACGCCGTTGTGTACTAATGTGAAGCGACCCGATGCACTAGTGTGCGGGTGCGCGTTTAGGCGATTTGGTACGCCGTGAGTTGCCCAGCGTGTGTGTCCGATGCCGATTGCTGCTTCTACGTCTTCGTCTACTGC
Proteins encoded in this window:
- a CDS encoding TnsA endonuclease N-terminal domain-containing protein, translated to MPKRQTGWTEVKISRYIKEGRGQGELAFYKPWLTIQDVPSRGRVHRFMGWKTTREHHLFSDLEFNYHCFCDWAENVIDIREQYPLERELTLKIAEDLGIKHPIDSKTNTPIVMTTDCFLTMREGSSIVYKARTMKFEKDLNDGRIIEKFEIEKYYWERQGIDWAIVTEKELPVTFISNLKFLRDAYFIDDPETVALLIEEWSSFTGSILANLQAFDMKYNFEIGTAISLYKHALAKKLLKVNMHEKINLNDDVSNVVVASSSDVKKRWA
- a CDS encoding Mu transposase C-terminal domain-containing protein — protein: MNFYINEILQDYQQDKTYRILWIDSGSVIMYILELDNAKAFPEKKLVSEISELIVICEWKKVIDTSYDVIVSSEYEKKHYELRDAAWAIIEAIVKEEPAIYEKSFRTKLIKETQDKHQVTYPTVRKYLYKYWSRGKTLDALFPDYKNSGGKGKEKKVGKIKRGRPSLNGITGINVDEDTKRIFRLAIEKYYLTSKQNSLTTAYKFMLREFFIENIYYENGIEKVLLKDEETIPTFTQFKYWYQKEYNAPEVLVARKGEKRFNKDHRAVLNTSQSEVFGPGSRFQIDATIADVYLVSEINRNWIIGRPVVYLVMDVFSRMVVGMYVGLEGPSWAGAMMAMTNVVADKKKYCAQYDIEINEEEWPSCHLPEILLADKGEFEGYNVERLVKAFNLHVENAASYRADWKGIVEKQFDLIQKKVKPLLPGYIDVDFQERGAKDYRLDAKLTLKEFKQILIKQVLQHNTKHYLKTYVRDRDLVADDVQPIPLELWNWGIKNRTGKLRAFAEDLVKLQLLPRGTATVNYKGIQFKGISYSCDRAIQESWFENARMKGSWKIEIAYDPRNMSYVYVLNDLDGSFEACYMLEVSKRYEGLSLDEITYWKQQETLLEKGQNHKQLQKDVDYIADVEAIIKKAEKAKKEQQDLTLSKLEQVSAIRDNRKEEKERQRKAESKPIIEKQVADTEVIAFPQTVAETDFKRPNVRDFLKRRKGDKDE
- the glmS gene encoding glutamine--fructose-6-phosphate transaminase (isomerizing), which translates into the protein MCGIVGYNGAFDAKEILLKGLEKLEYRGYDSAGIAVHNEEGVTVFKEKGRIADLRKAVDEDVEAAIGIGHTRWATHGVPNRLNAHPHTSASGRFTLVHNGVIENYHLLQKAYLKGIPMQSDTDTEVIVQLVDLFSREGLSTVEAFRKTLSLLHGSYALALLDNEDSETIYVAKNKSPLLVGVGETFNVVASDAMAMLQVTDQFIELHDKEVVIVRKDRVQITTLDGRVIERAPYTAELDMSDIEKGTYPHYMLKEMDEQPTVVRKIIQAYENEAGELTIDADIEQALTEADRLYIIAAGTSYHAGLIGKQYFEKMAGIPVEVHISSEFGYNMPLLSKKPLFIFISQSGETADSRQVLVKIKEMGHKALTVTNVQGSTLSRESDYTLLLHAGPEIAVASTKAYVAQIAVLAVAAYVTGKAAGKAIDFDLKTELAIAANAIQTVIDSKDVMEQIAEDYLKIARNAFFIGRNVDFCVALEGALKLKEISYIQAEGFAGGELKHGTIALIEDGTPVFALVTQEAVALNIRGNVKEVVARGANACIIAMEGMEEEGDRLVIPNVHPLLTPLVSVVPLQLISYYAALHRRCDVDKPRNLAKSVTVE
- a CDS encoding DUF5677 domain-containing protein, which encodes MKPYDLLKESIQFASKQLEVFKATKSLDDVSTMVITALYRKIIELSEGVRVSAANGLAGPAELNYRGLLEAALSLEYILQDSTKTDDRAKAYKIGYHKQQINAVEQGSLNEQERALLSRGLSYHQQELALEELQEVLIKFDELQNQDRRRFIPKWYSLDGGPKSINQLAIYLAEEDEPETLVSNLYGLLSTGAHMYMALNSIRKSGEAITIKPVKATFNSNLDEYNFVATRSLLTSAILRFTRAKHPEYLCSLQNFFIKIKPYLSVN